Proteins encoded in a region of the Pseudomonas denitrificans (nom. rej.) genome:
- a CDS encoding glycine zipper 2TM domain-containing protein produces the protein MNRPTLLLTALFASAALLSGCASNLSGSSYSRADARAVQNVRMGTIESLRPVQIEGTKTPIGTLAGAAVGGIAGNSIGGGRGKAITTILGGVAGGAAGSAVEEGITRTQGVEIVVREDDGGTRAYVQAVDANQQFRIGDRVRIMTVNGASRVTL, from the coding sequence ATGAACCGTCCCACTCTGCTTCTGACTGCCCTGTTTGCCAGCGCCGCTCTGCTGAGCGGCTGCGCTTCCAACCTGTCGGGTTCTTCCTACTCCCGTGCTGACGCCCGCGCCGTGCAGAACGTGCGCATGGGCACCATCGAATCGCTGCGCCCGGTACAGATCGAAGGCACCAAGACGCCCATCGGCACCCTGGCCGGCGCGGCAGTCGGCGGCATCGCCGGCAACTCCATCGGCGGCGGTCGCGGCAAGGCCATTACCACCATTCTCGGCGGCGTCGCTGGCGGCGCGGCGGGTTCTGCGGTGGAAGAGGGCATCACCCGCACCCAGGGCGTTGAAATCGTGGTCCGCGAGGATGACGGCGGCACCCGTGCCTATGTCCAGGCGGTGGATGCGAACCAGCAGTTCCGCATCGGTGATCGCGTCCGCATCATGACCGTCAACGGCGCCAGCCGCGTCACCCTCTGA
- a CDS encoding sn-glycerol-3-phosphate transporter has translation MRRLLIAALALLGCGIAMADDGGFWYLQTSVYTTHWNHDPDHNNHQELIGLERNRADGVVWGGATFKNSFSQRSNYVYAGKRFDWEGTPFYAKVTGGALQGYRGEYRDKIPLNHLGVAPAIIPSVGAHFGPVGAELVVLGNAAAMVNVGLRF, from the coding sequence ATGCGCCGCCTGTTGATCGCCGCGCTGGCCCTGCTCGGCTGTGGCATCGCCATGGCCGACGACGGGGGCTTCTGGTACCTGCAGACCAGCGTCTACACCACCCACTGGAACCACGACCCGGACCACAACAACCACCAGGAGCTGATTGGCCTGGAGCGCAACCGTGCCGATGGCGTGGTCTGGGGCGGTGCGACCTTCAAGAACTCCTTCAGTCAGCGTTCCAACTATGTCTACGCCGGCAAGCGCTTCGACTGGGAAGGCACGCCTTTCTACGCCAAGGTCACCGGCGGCGCGTTGCAGGGCTATCGCGGCGAGTACCGCGACAAGATCCCGCTGAACCACCTGGGCGTGGCGCCGGCGATCATTCCTTCGGTCGGCGCGCACTTCGGGCCGGTCGGCGCCGAACTCGTGGTGTTGGGCAACGCCGCCGCGATGGTCAACGTTGGCTTACGCTTCTGA